Within Sander vitreus isolate 19-12246 chromosome 23, sanVit1, whole genome shotgun sequence, the genomic segment AACAGCAGCCGTAGAAGTGTATGGTTTGCCATAATGGATGACATCCTCAGTTCCACGGCTGCAGCAGCAAGGTGGTCAGAAACAACCAAGCCCTCACTGCTCAGTCAGTCACAGTCTGCTCTGGATGTAGATACCGATGGTAAGTAAAAACTAGAAAGCAGCCAAATGCTGGTTAGAAGTTGCAATCATCTGATGCAagattttttgtttaaaaaaaaaaaaaaaaaaatttaattcatGTAATTtcaagctatatatatatatatatatatatatatatatatatatatagcttgaAATTACAtgaattaaatttttttatttgcattccTTTTTGttctatttagttttttgtacTTTCACAGATGACACCCAGTGGTTGCCTGATGAAGTCCAAGTTCTGATGACCCTCTGGGCACAACCAAACATTCAGAAACGGCTTCTCAACACAGCAACAAACAACGAGGTCTTTGTATACCTCAGCAGCGAACTCACGTTTGTGGGGTTCAACAAGACGCCACATCAGTGCCGTCTTAAAGTGAATAACCTTAAGGAGGAGTACAGGAGAATCAAGGAATTGGAACCATACAGGGACGTTCGAAACGACTGGTTTGCTATTTTGGATGGCGTCCTTGGCCCTGGTGGAGAGACTTCTACAGAGATGGATTCATCTGCTGCGCTGACACAACCTAATTCACCAGAAGTCGAGCATATGAATGGTATGTTATTTAAAACCCCATGGCAAAACTTTTATCTGCATCTTTGAGCGCTGTCACTGTATTAACTAGGTTGCGATGCTTTCAACAGATATGTCACGGGCTGTTTGGACATCAGATGAAATAAAAGTGCTGCTCACCCGATGGGCAGAGGAGAGCATCCAGGAGCAGCTTAGATCAACTCAGAGAAACGAGAGAGTGTTTGCTCAGCTGAGCTCCGAGCTCGCCACTCAGGGCTTTGATAAAACCACCAGCCAATGCAGGTCCAAAATAAAATTGCTGAAACGAAAGTACAGAAAGAGTAAGGAAAAGAAGGAATCTAAAAAGCCGAAAAGCAGATGGTTTGCCATCATGGATAAAGTCCTTGGTCGTTGTAAACCAGTGTCTGAGATTGAAGAAGAAGCTGAAGTCATGGATTCAGCCCCTACATTTCTACAGACATCACAGCAAGACCTTTCTGAAACAGTCGAAGACTTGGGTAAAATAAGCAgttgtttttgtactttattgtgGCTTACAGCGTGTGACACTAACTACTGTAGtacatttgagacattttactcAAGGCATGCCCAACAGGATTTCACAGCTTTTCTGTAAATTTGTGGTGCTATATgtgatctttttttgtttttgttcctctgatttttttttttaaacctattcTGGGAATTGGCACACAGTTGCAAAACAGGGACTGTTGTGAATTTACCCCATACATTTACAATTGCAATAATTACTCTGAACTGAGTTTGGAATTTGTCAAAATCCATTTGTTTGCAAGTTATGTTTGCTCTGTAATTTTAAACTGTGTCATTTCATGCTTTCCGATCCCATTTTTAGGTTGCCGCCTGTCCGTCTCCTCATTGTGTCTCCTGGTTCCAACCCTGCGTCTGATGTGTGCCTTTGCCTGGCGAGTGATCCAGTGTTGTAATGTCCTACATTATGGAAAGGTGGAGGAGCTGGTGAGGTTGGTGACAGAGCTGGCTCCAGAGTTGCTGACGCCCAGAGAGAGAGTGCAACTCCTGCTCAGACTAAGGGCAAGGGTAAGACACCTCAAACATCTGAAGTTCATTTccattcaaaacaaaataagaaatgTGTTGATGTTGGGCAGACTGTTAAGAATATTACTATGTGACATTTTGTAACATTGAGGTTACAGGTATTATTAGACAAACGACAGTACCACCTTTaaatttgattttaaaacaaaagtgtGACAACTAAAATTAAGTTACTGAGCACGTACAGCAGcatattcatgtgtgtgtgtgtgtgtgtgtgtcacaactGACAATATGTTGAATAAGTAGGCTATGTCGTTTAAAATGGGAAATAGATTTGCTAGATAAAGTAATCTATGaaatatttttgatttaataattaaaatatttgtttgaaCTATGACGTGTCTGTAGATACAACAACAAATTGTAACATCATGATAActtaaatgaatgaatctgaAAACGGTTCACGGACGCCCTGGCAGTGTGCCACGATCCCCGCTTTGAGAATCCCTCTGTTACGGTGTCTGTTTCAGATGGTGTTGGATTTGTGTCGCAGTGAGAGCACAGCTAACCTCCTGTATATCCAGCCCCACCTGACGGTCATTCAAAACCTCACAACGGGCTCCACTTGTGATCAGGAGGTAGGTGTGTTGTAATACTGAACTGAAAACCGTATAGAGCTGTTAATTCTAAGTAGAATCTGCAGTATAAGCACCACTTTCATGTCAGCTTTTCATTCCTTTTGGAAAACATATCTTACAAAGAGGGACACATAATTAAAAAGTGagtgttaaagctatagtgcccaaccatttcatattaatggacgttcgttacattcaagccattaccaaatgagttcatacaaagctaattaagccgctcgagtgaagataatgacctcttctgaagagtcccatcagttttttttaatcctctgtgttaGCAACTACGTGCAGCGTTGTCATGTGGATGCCACAACAGTGTTGTTGCCATTAAATAGAATTCctcagaaactacgcactataatTTTAAACAGGTTATATTATTACAAAGGTCACTGATCTGAAGTTAATTTAAATCCATGTTCTTACACTCCACTTGTCGCCTTCAGCACCAAAgctttagctgtgtgtgtggtagacACTGAGCTGCTCTGTTGTTGTCACGTGGTAGGACAAGCTCCTCTGTAGTCGCTGTAAGAGACAGAAGGGAAAGGTTGCTGAACTTTTTATGGTCAAAGGCTGACTATTCAAAGTCCAAATTACATAGCATTCCTCTTTTAACCCTTGTTGTCCTGTGAGAGGTCATTGAGGTCATCATCCATGGATCTCCACCTCATTTTGCCCGAGGCAATGATCAAAGACCCCGAGTCATTCTTTGGAAATCAACGTAATTATTGTTTTCTTGGTTTGCTTTTGACGCCACTTAACAGGAATTGGAAAATTCGAAGTCAAACTTTGTGGACGTTGTTCATACCCTGCTCGAGGACACGGAgaagagaaatgtgtttttcaagGTAAGACATTCTTAACACTTTTACCATAAATAAAGTTGGCTATAGCGACTTGTGATTCATCAATGTATTAACACTTTTGTAAGTCAATATTACAGGCTTTCCGCAGGGTCtttaaaagtctaaaaaaaagtctgaaatttcaaaatcaagattttaggcctttttaaaaagtccaattatattgtgttctaggtcttaaataattttaaacaggtctttaTTTTCCTGTGTCCATGTAAcactctaatgctcattgaaatgctcccaatgctgctttttttttttggttccatggtgttgtagttctttctctcgctagtccaaatataattcgctgtattatgactacaaatgagaccaacatgcaacttatattgcagcccgTCAGCTTTCGCGTTATTGGTGCGAGTCCCtttcggattgtaccacagacataaaacggACTTTATTCTTCAGCTTTATGAATTAAGGGCTTGGTTAAAGCCAGTTGCTTACAATGTATTTGAAGCCTAGCGCTTCTTATGCAAGAAAGCAATTAAACTGGGAACGTTGGGTGTACGGGCGCTGGAGTCTCATGCAAAAAGTGAGAAAGCTCTAACTGCTGTATAGGGTCTCCAACAGCCAGCCCCAGCACTACCTCCACACTGCCTTGGTGAGGCCCACCCAGCAGCTCCGCGacaaaaagtcttaaatttgacccAAAACCCTGTATTAAGATAGAGATCGTAAGTCCTACCTTAAACATTTGTCCGACATAATGTACACAAGAAGACTaaaaccagctctgtgtgtgatgtttgaccttttttttccccaggagGTCTTCCACATCCACTATGGCCAGCAGTATGAGGCCACATTGCAGACATTAGTATGGAAATTCATCTCAAAACTGGATAATCTTTTGCCTGTACCAGATATTAAACAGGtactgttcatttttttttgtttaaatctgGGTTCTCCAGTATATAACACTTTGTGATCAAAATCATTATGCATCTCATCATTTCTAAGCCAATTTTGGGATTTATCATTTTTTGAGAATCTGAGAATATGCTGAATACATAAATGTAAGATTTGATCACACAACAGGCTTTGGTCAAAGTAACTGTTACTAAGCAAGATACTAAATATTGAGCCAGGAAATGATTGATGACTTTTTGTTGCCTGTGCAGCacatttattgtgtgttttgCATACACATTACAGACTGCTGAGTGGCTCAGCACTGCCCCCTCTGTCATGGAAGAATGTGGACAGCTGGTTTTGGAACCAGAGCAGCTGAAGGCGCTACTGCACTTCCACCAGCAACAGTCAGGAAGCACAAACAAACGTAAGTCATCTTTTAGAGTGTTGAAGAACAAAACCAATTAAACtaccttttttaaagattgtattggccatttcagcctttaatggaaaggaCAGCTAGATAtggggagagacagggggaagacatgcaggaaaatcgTCCAGGTCTGACTCGAACCCTGGatcttctgcgtcgaggcatacacctctatatatgtgcgcctgttctaccaactgagctaacccggccacatgcCGATgcattttaatgacctgctgagcaaaagaataCTGAACAAGATAAATGACTTATCATCCATGGGTTCTttccattaaaaacaaaaaaacaccatgagCATATGTCACAAATCTAATTATAACACACATCCACTTACGAGTTTGTGATATCACAATGATGGAATGTTGATATAACAATTACAATTAAAATTTAACTCAATAGCTCAGGAAACTTTCAAGGCACCAAGTGTTGATCATGGCCTGAAAAACACTGGATTCTGCCATGAACAACAGTGCTTTGCTGGCACCCAAAAATAAGGTACGCCCATTAAGTTGTATGGTGCTGGTGGTTTGGTTAGTTTTGCTATAACTGTATTCTTTAGCTACAGCATGGTAATCATAGCTAATATGCACAGAAATATCCTCAATATTCACGGAGTAGTACGAGACTTGAATACCAATACATTTGTACTAAAGTTTTCAAATACCCTGTGAAATTGGAAGACCCATATTTTTTAGGGTGTCTTGACTCTTAGCATTGAATGTATACCTTAACATATTATGTGTTTGGAACTACCTCcgatttaatgttgtttttttaatctctccTCACAGGCTACTCTCAAAGTCAGAATATGTTTTTGCCGAGGCTGTCTCTTCCTCATGAACCAAACTCGAGGCAACTCGCTTCAGAGCAACCGGCATCGTCTACAGGCGACACAGATGATGGACAGTCTGATTATAGCGAGGAAAACCAAAGTGATGACGAACTGGCTCTGGAGGACCGTAGCAAAGGAGATGAAGTCCTGAAGTTGAAAGAACAAAGCGATGACCTAACGGCAGTAAACTGCTCAAGTAAAATCATAGCTTCCCTACTGAATGCCAATATTCATATGactttgttgatttgtttaaataactagTGATATTTCAAGGATTGATTTCACAGATTGAAAGAAATTGAGGGACTTGGTACttggaaaacataaaacactgtcATTCCAATAAATATCTGTTTTTGCAGCCCTTTACTTAAACCAAATGTCATCACCTGTCTCTTTCAGATTTAAACAATCATATGCCTATAGGACTGCACACCTGCTCTTTGTGTCCCTACTCTGACAGCCAAGTGTCAGGTCT encodes:
- the LOC144537654 gene encoding uncharacterized protein LOC144537654 isoform X3; amino-acid sequence: MDDILSSTAAAARWSETTKPSLLSQSQSALDVDTDVFCTFTDDTQWLPDEVQVLMTLWAQPNIQKRLLNTATNNEVFVYLSSELTFVGFNKTPHQCRLKVNNLKEEYRRIKELEPYRDVRNDWFAILDGVLGPGGETSTEMDSSAALTQPNSPEVEHMNDMSRAVWTSDEIKVLLTRWAEESIQEQLRSTQRNERVFAQLSSELATQGFDKTTSQCRSKIKLLKRKYRKSKEKKESKKPKSRWFAIMDKVLGRCKPVSEIEEEAEVMDSAPTFLQTSQQDLSETVEDLGCRLSVSSLCLLVPTLRLMCAFAWRVIQCCNVLHYGKVEELVRLVTELAPELLTPRERVQLLLRLRARMVLDLCRSESTANLLYIQPHLTVIQNLTTGSTCDQEELENSKSNFVDVVHTLLEDTEKRNVFFKEVFHIHYGQQYEATLQTLVWKFISKLDNLLPVPDIKQTAEWLSTAPSVMEECGQLVLEPEQLKALLHFHQQQSGSTNKPQETFKAPSVDHGLKNTGFCHEQQCFAGTQK
- the LOC144537654 gene encoding uncharacterized protein LOC144537654 isoform X2, encoding MDDILSSTAAAARWSETTKPSLLSQSQSALDVDTDDDTQWLPDEVQVLMTLWAQPNIQKRLLNTATNNEVFVYLSSELTFVGFNKTPHQCRLKVNNLKEEYRRIKELEPYRDVRNDWFAILDGVLGPGGETSTEMDSSAALTQPNSPEVEHMNDMSRAVWTSDEIKVLLTRWAEESIQEQLRSTQRNERVFAQLSSELATQGFDKTTSQCRSKIKLLKRKYRKSKEKKESKKPKSRWFAIMDKVLGRCKPVSEIEEEAEVMDSAPTFLQTSQQDLSETVEDLGCRLSVSSLCLLVPTLRLMCAFAWRVIQCCNVLHYGKVEELVRLVTELAPELLTPRERVQLLLRLRARMVLDLCRSESTANLLYIQPHLTVIQNLTTGSTCDQEELENSKSNFVDVVHTLLEDTEKRNVFFKEVFHIHYGQQYEATLQTLVWKFISKLDNLLPVPDIKQTAEWLSTAPSVMEECGQLVLEPEQLKALLHFHQQQSGSTNKRYSQSQNMFLPRLSLPHEPNSRQLASEQPASSTGDTDDGQSDYSEENQSDDELALEDRSKGDEVLKLKEQSDDLTAVNCSNLNNHMPIGLHTCSLCPYSDSQVSGLLQHIRKAHLSQEPSRLQSKELRTANGLQTVHTETCTPETLPFHCDKCEKTYSSRASLNVHRRIHTGETPYLCSHCGRGFRTSSGLDFHVRIHTGDRRYKCPICGKTSIQHMMRHMRMHRGEKNFLCTECGKAFLTSGELKLHMRSHTGERPYTCKDCGRGFTAKCLLTVHMRRHTGERPYRCSVCPKSFKTSRMRKRHMMIHSNNKSFQCLKCGKIFRHEDTFKMHVQTHN
- the LOC144537654 gene encoding uncharacterized protein LOC144537654 isoform X1; amino-acid sequence: MDDILSSTAAAARWSETTKPSLLSQSQSALDVDTDVFCTFTDDTQWLPDEVQVLMTLWAQPNIQKRLLNTATNNEVFVYLSSELTFVGFNKTPHQCRLKVNNLKEEYRRIKELEPYRDVRNDWFAILDGVLGPGGETSTEMDSSAALTQPNSPEVEHMNDMSRAVWTSDEIKVLLTRWAEESIQEQLRSTQRNERVFAQLSSELATQGFDKTTSQCRSKIKLLKRKYRKSKEKKESKKPKSRWFAIMDKVLGRCKPVSEIEEEAEVMDSAPTFLQTSQQDLSETVEDLGCRLSVSSLCLLVPTLRLMCAFAWRVIQCCNVLHYGKVEELVRLVTELAPELLTPRERVQLLLRLRARMVLDLCRSESTANLLYIQPHLTVIQNLTTGSTCDQEELENSKSNFVDVVHTLLEDTEKRNVFFKEVFHIHYGQQYEATLQTLVWKFISKLDNLLPVPDIKQTAEWLSTAPSVMEECGQLVLEPEQLKALLHFHQQQSGSTNKRYSQSQNMFLPRLSLPHEPNSRQLASEQPASSTGDTDDGQSDYSEENQSDDELALEDRSKGDEVLKLKEQSDDLTAVNCSNLNNHMPIGLHTCSLCPYSDSQVSGLLQHIRKAHLSQEPSRLQSKELRTANGLQTVHTETCTPETLPFHCDKCEKTYSSRASLNVHRRIHTGETPYLCSHCGRGFRTSSGLDFHVRIHTGDRRYKCPICGKTSIQHMMRHMRMHRGEKNFLCTECGKAFLTSGELKLHMRSHTGERPYTCKDCGRGFTAKCLLTVHMRRHTGERPYRCSVCPKSFKTSRMRKRHMMIHSNNKSFQCLKCGKIFRHEDTFKMHVQTHN